From one Planktothrix agardhii NIES-204 genomic stretch:
- a CDS encoding hypothetical protein (protein of unknown function DUF820): MKEYQQNGVGLGWLIDPIQKKVEIYRINQPVEILQNHAQLSGENILKGFILDLNPIFNLNN; this comes from the coding sequence ATGAAAGAATATCAACAAAATGGGGTAGGATTAGGATGGCTAATTGATCCCATTCAAAAAAAAGTAGAAATATATCGAATCAATCAACCTGTTGAAATCCTACAAAACCATGCTCAATTATCAGGAGAAAATATTTTAAAGGGTTTTATTTTAGACTTAAATCCTATTTTTAATCTTAACAATTAA
- a CDS encoding HI0933-like protein — translation MNSIIFDVAVIGAGVSGLICAQKLQKAGYNVIVLDKSRGVGGRMATRRVSGTRADHGVRYLEPKGELLQQLIQDLQTQEPLENKLQLWTNTLYEFKQNQLQPQTIYQPYYIMPSGMNTVGKIMAEGLNIQVNSRVESVTITTEINWQCHIELIDKNNPELPEIVTAKSLVIAIPAPQALMLLESSNIEFESIFLNQIKSVEYDPCITVIAGYSQEHNPDIPDWKAVNFSDDSILAWVGIDSSKRLNSTKPVFVIQSNSNFAQQYLEETDLNAVGQKLIDQAANTLLPWLDTPEWIQIHRWRYAFCRTPLSVSCLTNTTPLPLVFAGDWCGRNQIEGALKSGIDAANWLQNQPI, via the coding sequence ATGAATTCAATCATATTTGATGTCGCCGTTATTGGTGCTGGAGTTTCGGGTTTAATCTGCGCTCAAAAATTACAAAAAGCCGGATATAACGTTATTGTTTTAGATAAATCAAGGGGTGTGGGAGGGCGGATGGCGACTCGACGAGTATCAGGAACTCGTGCAGATCATGGCGTGCGTTATTTGGAACCCAAGGGGGAACTATTACAACAGTTAATTCAAGATTTACAAACTCAGGAACCCTTAGAAAATAAATTACAACTTTGGACAAATACCCTCTATGAGTTTAAACAAAATCAACTCCAACCTCAAACTATTTATCAACCCTATTATATTATGCCTTCTGGTATGAATACCGTGGGAAAAATTATGGCTGAGGGCTTAAATATTCAGGTTAATAGTCGAGTTGAATCTGTAACAATTACAACCGAAATTAATTGGCAATGTCATATAGAATTAATTGATAAAAATAATCCAGAATTGCCTGAAATAGTGACAGCAAAATCTCTGGTTATTGCCATTCCTGCCCCCCAAGCATTGATGTTATTAGAATCTTCTAACATTGAGTTTGAATCTATTTTTTTAAATCAGATCAAATCCGTTGAATACGATCCTTGTATTACGGTAATAGCAGGTTATTCTCAAGAACATAATCCAGATATTCCAGATTGGAAAGCGGTGAATTTCTCCGATGATTCCATATTAGCTTGGGTAGGAATAGATAGCAGTAAACGATTAAATTCTACCAAGCCTGTTTTTGTAATTCAAAGTAATAGTAATTTTGCTCAACAATATTTAGAAGAAACTGATTTAAACGCCGTTGGACAAAAATTAATTGACCAAGCTGCAAATACCTTATTACCCTGGTTAGATACTCCTGAATGGATACAAATTCATCGCTGGCGTTATGCCTTTTGTCGAACACCTTTAAGCGTTTCCTGTTTAACAAATACAACTCCATTACCCCTAGTTTTTGCGGGGGACTGGTGTGGCCGAAATCAAATTGAAGGAGCGTTAAAATCGGGAATAGATGCCGCCAATTGGTTACAAAATCAACCTATTTAA
- a CDS encoding cation efflux system protein, producing MVDHHSHSHVPKTYNRAFQIGIGLNIGFVLIEVAFGLITQSLALLADAGHNLSDVLGLLLAWGASYLGQLPPNQTYTYGWRRSSILAALLNGILLLLAMGGITWEALRRLQEPTPVPGMTLIWVAGVGVVINTLTALLFFSGGKKDINIRGAFLHMAADALVSLGVVFAGIAILLTGWLWFDPAISLVIVVVIVVGTWNLLRDALGLILDRVPKHIEPLAVRTFLQELPGVAQVHDLHIWGMSTTETALTAHLVMPEGCPGDSFLTHISEELHHHFDIDHPTLQVETGDQQYPCPLEPDHIV from the coding sequence GTGGTTGATCATCACTCCCATAGTCATGTTCCAAAAACCTATAACCGGGCTTTTCAAATCGGTATTGGTTTAAATATAGGCTTTGTGTTGATTGAGGTTGCCTTTGGATTAATTACCCAATCCCTGGCACTACTAGCCGATGCCGGACACAACCTAAGTGATGTGCTGGGGCTGTTACTGGCCTGGGGTGCTAGTTACCTGGGGCAGCTTCCGCCCAATCAAACCTATACCTATGGTTGGCGGCGATCATCAATTTTAGCCGCCCTACTCAATGGAATTCTGCTCCTACTGGCGATGGGAGGCATTACCTGGGAAGCCCTGCGCCGACTCCAAGAACCCACTCCCGTGCCGGGTATGACCCTAATTTGGGTGGCTGGGGTGGGGGTCGTGATCAATACCCTGACCGCCCTATTATTTTTCTCTGGGGGTAAGAAAGATATTAATATTCGGGGTGCGTTTCTGCACATGGCGGCCGATGCCCTGGTTTCTCTGGGGGTGGTGTTCGCGGGCATAGCCATTCTGTTAACGGGGTGGCTATGGTTTGATCCTGCTATCAGTTTAGTGATTGTGGTAGTAATTGTGGTAGGGACTTGGAACCTACTGCGGGATGCCCTAGGATTAATTTTGGATCGAGTACCCAAGCACATCGAACCCCTGGCAGTACGGACTTTTCTGCAAGAGTTACCCGGGGTGGCACAAGTCCATGATCTTCATATTTGGGGCATGAGTACCACAGAAACAGCCCTGACAGCCCATTTGGTGATGCCCGAAGGCTGCCCAGGGGATAGCTTTTTAACCCATATCAGCGAGGAATTGCATCATCACTTTGACATCGACCATCCTACCCTACAAGTGGAAACCGGAGATCAGCAGTATCCTTGTCCCCTGGAGCCTGACCATATTGTTTAA
- the alr gene encoding alanine racemase, translated as MLSGKSISIKNTTLLNSEIDVGIRQRAWVEVDLDAIAENIRQIKGLLSPQTKLMAVVKADAYGHGAVSVAKTVFQAGAEWLAVATLPEGIELREAGIKQPILLLGAIHTAEEVQAIAHWQLQPTLCTPQQALLFSETLNQLDQSLAVQIKIDTGMSRLGTPWQQGLEFFKLVQRLPNLELAGIYSHFATADSRDPTVMRQQHYRYENVINEIRDHWQSDADPQFPLLHIANSAATLADRNLHYDMVRIGLSVYGLYPATHLTSVVTLKPAMQIKARVTQVKTIEAGTGVSYGYQFIAKKQTKIAVIGIGYADGIPRNLSNKIKVLIRGQWVNQIGTITMDQIMLDVSEIPDLQVGEVVTLLGEDGEYSISADDWANTIGTISWEILCGFKHRLPRVNIMNK; from the coding sequence ATGCTGAGTGGAAAATCTATTTCTATTAAAAACACGACTTTGCTCAATTCGGAAATAGACGTTGGGATTCGTCAACGGGCGTGGGTGGAAGTGGATTTAGATGCGATCGCTGAAAATATCCGCCAGATTAAGGGTTTATTATCTCCCCAAACAAAATTAATGGCGGTGGTCAAAGCCGACGCCTATGGACATGGGGCGGTTTCCGTTGCTAAAACCGTTTTTCAGGCGGGGGCTGAGTGGTTAGCCGTTGCCACCCTCCCAGAAGGGATAGAATTGCGAGAGGCGGGTATTAAGCAACCGATATTACTATTGGGGGCGATCCATACGGCCGAAGAAGTGCAAGCGATCGCCCATTGGCAACTGCAACCCACTTTATGCACACCCCAACAAGCATTATTATTTTCTGAAACTTTAAATCAATTAGATCAATCTTTAGCAGTTCAAATTAAGATTGATACCGGAATGTCACGGTTAGGAACTCCCTGGCAACAAGGGTTAGAATTTTTTAAATTAGTTCAACGATTACCTAATTTAGAATTAGCCGGAATTTATTCCCACTTTGCCACGGCCGACAGTAGGGATCCCACGGTGATGCGACAACAACATTATCGCTATGAAAATGTAATTAATGAAATCCGCGATCATTGGCAATCGGATGCTGATCCCCAATTTCCATTATTACATATTGCCAACTCCGCAGCAACATTAGCAGATCGGAATTTACATTATGATATGGTGCGAATTGGATTAAGTGTTTATGGTCTTTATCCTGCCACTCATTTAACCTCTGTAGTTACTTTAAAACCCGCTATGCAAATTAAAGCCCGGGTAACACAAGTTAAAACCATTGAAGCCGGAACTGGAGTCAGTTATGGTTATCAATTTATTGCCAAAAAACAAACTAAAATTGCCGTGATTGGCATTGGTTATGCCGATGGCATTCCTCGGAATCTTTCTAATAAAATAAAAGTCTTAATTCGGGGTCAATGGGTGAATCAAATCGGCACAATTACCATGGATCAAATCATGTTGGATGTGAGTGAAATTCCTGATTTACAAGTTGGGGAAGTTGTTACATTATTAGGTGAAGATGGAGAATATTCGATTTCTGCCGATGATTGGGCGAATACCATTGGTACAATTTCATGGGAAATCCTTTGTGGATTCAAACATCGACTTCCCAGGGTTAATATTATGAATAAATAG
- the clpS gene encoding ATP-dependent Clp protease adaptor protein ClpS has protein sequence MSVETVQKSATVRKIAPRYRVLLHNDDYNSMEYVVQVLMTTVPSLTQPQAVSIMMEAHTNNLALVITCAQEHAEFYCETLKNHGLISTIEPDE, from the coding sequence GTGTCTGTTGAGACAGTACAAAAGAGTGCCACCGTTAGAAAAATTGCCCCCCGTTATCGGGTTTTGCTACATAACGATGATTATAATTCCATGGAGTATGTTGTCCAAGTGTTGATGACAACGGTTCCCAGTTTGACTCAACCCCAGGCGGTGAGTATTATGATGGAAGCCCATACTAATAATCTTGCCTTGGTGATTACTTGTGCTCAAGAACACGCAGAATTTTACTGCGAAACCTTAAAAAATCATGGACTCATTAGCACTATTGAACCCGATGAATAA
- a CDS encoding abortive infection protein has protein sequence MGLKYDLEFLREYPAFLRIVIFLLVLVLLWLPLAAPFYLFVSDRNFVSIITLIFLYVEFIILIHFWAKIIYRESHPLTRYGLVFNPKNYQNYLKGLLLGLFSLMGLFIIESLFGWVIWQPANPNFLSIILEGFLVALGIGFAEELFFRGWLLDELKRDCNPKIAWGINSIIFAGLHFIKPLAEIQRTALQFPGLVLLGLILVVSKLAWFPASSNSLQLSPSGWLGLPMGLHGGLVWGYYIINVGQLINYSDTVSEAITGIDKNPLAGVMGLFCLGAIGIFIWYKSLFRKLK, from the coding sequence ATGGGTTTGAAATACGATCTTGAATTTCTAAGAGAATATCCTGCTTTTCTGAGAATTGTTATTTTTCTCCTGGTTTTGGTGTTGCTTTGGCTTCCCCTGGCGGCACCTTTTTATTTGTTTGTTAGCGATCGCAATTTTGTTAGTATTATTACGTTAATTTTCCTTTATGTCGAGTTTATTATATTAATTCACTTCTGGGCAAAAATAATTTATCGTGAATCTCACCCACTAACTCGCTATGGTTTAGTTTTTAATCCTAAAAATTATCAAAATTATCTCAAAGGATTATTATTAGGATTATTCAGTTTAATGGGATTATTTATCATAGAATCCCTGTTCGGTTGGGTAATATGGCAACCTGCAAACCCTAATTTTTTAAGCATTATTTTAGAAGGGTTTTTAGTTGCCCTGGGAATTGGGTTTGCTGAAGAATTATTTTTTAGGGGATGGTTACTAGATGAACTAAAACGAGATTGTAACCCTAAAATTGCTTGGGGAATTAATAGTATAATTTTTGCGGGTTTACATTTTATTAAACCCTTGGCAGAAATTCAAAGAACTGCTTTACAATTTCCTGGTTTAGTGTTATTAGGATTAATATTAGTTGTCTCAAAACTAGCTTGGTTTCCCGCTTCTTCTAATAGTTTGCAGTTAAGTCCCTCCGGTTGGTTGGGTTTGCCGATGGGGTTGCATGGGGGTTTAGTTTGGGGTTATTATATAATTAATGTTGGGCAATTAATTAATTATTCTGATACGGTTTCTGAGGCTATTACCGGAATTGATAAAAACCCCTTAGCGGGGGTGATGGGGTTGTTTTGTTTGGGGGCAATTGGAATTTTTATCTGGTATAAATCGTTATTTAGAAAATTAAAATAG
- a CDS encoding pentapeptide repeat-containing protein, with protein sequence MKGSQLIEADLTKANLQGAQLNGVNLTNAKLSGAILFCVNLFRANLTGVNLCGANLKGINLRSANLEKANLNWTNLTGARLSGANLRGAQLNGVTLNGAFLNGLDLEEIDFSGLDLNNVKLSGAKLKDFLKW encoded by the coding sequence ATGAAAGGCAGCCAATTAATTGAAGCCGATTTAACTAAAGCTAACCTCCAAGGTGCCCAATTAAATGGCGTCAATTTGACTAATGCAAAACTGAGTGGTGCGATTCTATTTTGTGTAAATTTATTTCGTGCCAATTTAACCGGAGTGAATTTATGTGGCGCGAACTTAAAGGGAATTAATCTCCGGTCTGCTAATTTAGAAAAAGCCAATTTAAACTGGACAAATTTAACCGGAGCTAGATTAAGTGGGGCGAATTTAAGAGGGGCACAGTTAAACGGAGTCACCTTGAATGGTGCATTTCTGAATGGATTAGATTTAGAAGAAATTGATTTTAGTGGACTAGACCTGAATAATGTCAAATTGAGTGGGGCAAAATTGAAAGATTTTTTAAAATGGTAA